From the genome of Bacteroides sp. MSB163, one region includes:
- a CDS encoding TonB-dependent receptor: MKNDFFKISSKRILFSTVMASALLAGSPQAVFAEVNEKQAVMQANTVKGQIVDANGESIIGASVQVKGTNTGVISDIDGNFIINAPANATLIISYVGYQTQEIKLNGKSSVKVTMQEDAELLDEVVVVGYGTQKKASLTSAITQVRGDETLKNRTANNATLALQGAVPGLTITRSSTRPGNEGASMQIRGDISVNGGSPMILIDGMYASLGELNAMEPNDIDNISILKDASAAIYGARSSNGVVLVTTKRGKQGKAQVSYNGSFSKSIDGIKLPLTTNQQFMDMFYEAQYNDFSAQYPELVGQVDENGYPVLEGVGGFWWILGTQANGSDGYLTGINDETGVVYKNRRMWEALRNGETFTLNKSGQIQRFEPGHYAMDDLYGSSFSHKHNLSISGADEKFSYRASLGYAENNSQLKVADDGEKRYSARLNMDYQASKLLKLESGMSYEKQDITTPSTDVGAGYYDFWVWPYYNEKGQFYDTFGNRNVIGGLAGGGQVKTENIRFRGNMKATFDFSQWVQGLSVSASGAYKFSQTGKQTSKNVIRYYDWVGNQVFQRQNPSKLEEETKKYENYNLGAFANYNRTFNGAHNVSAMLGVTAEQETYKRIYASRSQGEMFEGSGLTDLDVYIGGTNNGADGGQTEWAFLSYVTRLGYTYKDKYLFEFLGRRDGSSRLTAEQRWKNFYSVSGGWVISQEKFMKGLTWLDFLKLRYNYGKTGSVTGIGEYESYALMKTGRLNIGTGMGAQATAYVNGMTSTQRTWETLKSHDVGLDVTVLGNRLSATFDWFQKTNEGMFIPVTFPSILGASAPKTNNGRFRSKGWELAVNWRDQIGQVTYNIGANIADAKSEVLALENSENVPNEGNNKGRLIGKPLNAIYVYRTDGIFKTQEEVNAYYEKYYWNADHTGPKSGNIIPAPRDKATNTLRPGARKLVDNNGDGTITKDDLWYAGDTAPHLTFGIKAGLEWKGIDFSAFFQGVGKQNVLRTGNIYAPWVTNYVMQNSTYMGKMWSEDNPNAEYTIASRDAAFNRWNYQNRDVSVQDSKYIRLKSLVLGYTLPKAWTQKAKINKVRVYFSGEDLWEWTSITDGYDPEHGEASNNTFPFSRLLSFGLDITF; the protein is encoded by the coding sequence ATGAAGAATGATTTCTTTAAAATCTCATCGAAAAGGATTCTATTCTCTACGGTGATGGCTTCTGCCCTCTTGGCAGGTAGTCCGCAGGCAGTATTTGCCGAAGTAAATGAAAAGCAAGCCGTGATGCAAGCAAACACGGTAAAAGGACAAATTGTGGATGCTAACGGAGAATCCATTATTGGAGCCAGTGTGCAGGTAAAAGGGACCAATACCGGAGTTATTTCCGACATTGACGGTAATTTCATTATCAATGCACCGGCAAATGCTACATTAATTATTTCGTATGTAGGCTATCAAACACAAGAAATCAAGCTGAACGGCAAGAGTTCTGTAAAAGTAACCATGCAGGAAGATGCTGAGTTATTGGATGAAGTCGTAGTAGTGGGTTATGGTACACAAAAAAAAGCCTCGCTAACCAGTGCAATCACTCAGGTTCGTGGAGATGAAACTTTGAAAAATCGTACAGCGAATAATGCAACTTTGGCTTTACAAGGTGCTGTACCGGGTTTAACGATTACACGCTCTTCTACCCGCCCCGGTAATGAAGGTGCATCCATGCAGATACGTGGAGATATTTCTGTAAACGGTGGTAGTCCGATGATACTTATTGATGGAATGTATGCCTCGTTAGGTGAATTAAATGCTATGGAACCTAATGATATTGATAATATATCTATTTTGAAGGATGCCTCTGCTGCCATTTATGGAGCACGTTCTTCTAATGGTGTTGTGCTAGTAACCACTAAGAGGGGTAAACAAGGTAAGGCACAAGTTTCCTACAATGGTTCATTTAGTAAATCTATTGATGGAATAAAGCTTCCTTTAACTACCAATCAACAATTTATGGACATGTTCTATGAAGCACAATACAACGATTTTTCAGCGCAATATCCCGAATTGGTTGGTCAGGTTGACGAAAACGGATACCCTGTATTAGAGGGTGTAGGAGGCTTTTGGTGGATTTTAGGTACGCAGGCCAATGGATCGGATGGTTATTTAACCGGTATCAATGATGAAACAGGAGTCGTTTACAAAAATCGTAGGATGTGGGAAGCGTTGAGAAACGGGGAAACTTTTACCCTTAACAAAAGCGGACAGATTCAACGTTTTGAACCGGGACATTATGCGATGGATGATTTGTATGGTTCCTCTTTCTCTCATAAACATAACCTAAGCATTTCGGGGGCAGATGAAAAATTCTCTTATCGTGCCTCATTAGGATATGCAGAAAACAATTCGCAATTGAAAGTAGCTGATGATGGTGAGAAAAGATATAGCGCACGTCTGAATATGGACTATCAGGCAAGCAAATTACTGAAGTTGGAAAGTGGAATGTCCTATGAAAAGCAGGATATTACAACTCCATCTACCGATGTCGGAGCCGGATATTATGATTTCTGGGTATGGCCTTATTACAATGAGAAAGGACAGTTCTATGATACTTTTGGAAATCGTAATGTCATCGGCGGATTGGCTGGTGGTGGCCAAGTGAAAACTGAAAATATACGATTCCGTGGTAACATGAAAGCTACATTTGACTTCTCGCAATGGGTACAAGGATTGTCTGTTTCGGCATCAGGAGCTTACAAATTTTCGCAAACTGGTAAGCAGACTTCGAAAAATGTAATAAGGTATTATGACTGGGTAGGTAATCAGGTATTCCAAAGACAGAATCCGAGTAAGCTGGAAGAGGAGACGAAAAAATATGAAAATTATAACTTGGGAGCTTTTGCAAACTACAACCGCACGTTCAATGGTGCTCATAACGTATCTGCCATGTTGGGTGTAACTGCCGAACAAGAGACATACAAGAGAATTTATGCATCACGCAGCCAAGGTGAGATGTTTGAGGGTTCTGGTCTGACAGACTTAGACGTATATATCGGTGGTACGAACAACGGAGCTGACGGTGGACAGACAGAGTGGGCTTTTCTTTCTTATGTCACTCGTTTGGGATATACTTATAAAGACAAATATTTGTTTGAATTCTTGGGACGCCGTGACGGTTCTTCCAGATTGACTGCCGAGCAACGTTGGAAAAATTTCTATTCAGTTTCTGGCGGTTGGGTAATTTCGCAGGAAAAGTTCATGAAAGGTCTGACGTGGCTCGATTTCTTGAAATTGCGCTATAATTATGGTAAAACCGGTAGTGTGACGGGAATCGGAGAATATGAAAGTTATGCTCTGATGAAAACCGGTCGATTGAACATAGGAACGGGTATGGGGGCACAAGCCACAGCTTATGTGAATGGTATGACTTCCACACAACGTACTTGGGAAACCTTGAAATCGCATGATGTGGGTTTGGATGTAACTGTGCTGGGGAACCGTTTGTCTGCTACGTTTGACTGGTTCCAGAAAACGAATGAAGGCATGTTCATTCCCGTTACCTTTCCTTCTATATTGGGCGCTTCAGCTCCGAAGACAAATAATGGACGTTTTCGTTCCAAAGGATGGGAACTGGCTGTGAACTGGCGCGACCAAATAGGTCAGGTGACATACAACATCGGTGCCAATATTGCAGATGCAAAATCGGAAGTACTTGCTTTGGAGAACAGTGAAAACGTGCCTAATGAGGGTAACAACAAGGGACGCTTGATAGGGAAACCATTGAACGCCATTTATGTATACCGTACGGATGGTATTTTCAAGACACAAGAGGAAGTGAATGCTTATTATGAGAAATATTATTGGAATGCTGACCATACCGGTCCGAAATCCGGAAATATAATTCCGGCTCCGCGCGACAAGGCTACCAACACTCTTCGTCCGGGTGCGCGCAAACTGGTGGACAATAATGGAGATGGTACTATTACGAAAGATGATTTGTGGTATGCGGGTGATACGGCTCCTCATTTGACCTTTGGTATCAAAGCTGGATTGGAGTGGAAAGGCATTGACTTCTCTGCATTCTTTCAAGGAGTAGGCAAGCAGAACGTATTGCGTACAGGAAATATTTATGCACCGTGGGTAACCAACTATGTTATGCAGAATTCTACTTATATGGGTAAGATGTGGAGTGAGGATAACCCGAATGCAGAATATACTATCGCTTCACGTGATGCGGCTTTCAACCGTTGGAACTATCAGAATAGAGATGTCAGCGTACAAGATTCCAAGTATATTCGTTTGAAATCATTGGTATTGGGATATACCTTGCCGAAAGCTTGGACACAGAAGGCCAAGATAAACAAAGTGAGAGTTTATTTCTCTGGCGAAGACCTTTGGGAATGGACCAGTATTACTGACGGCTATGATCCGGAGCATGGTGAGGCATCCAATAACACATTTCCTTTCAGCCGTTTATTGTCATTCGGTCTGGATATAACATTCTAA
- a CDS encoding sigma-70 family RNA polymerase sigma factor: MQTINSNTNHLLEETYNSFCPVLINYIYHKIGNYESARDLAQDTFLRLMDYKQMLREDTVKNMLFIIARNLLYDYLRRHYKKQEVTAYYCDYAVITTDETESITIANDLLAHEQMKLFQLSSQRRKVYAMNRFQGKTILEISKELCLSRRTVENHLQAGRREIRKYIRQCI, from the coding sequence ATGCAAACAATAAATTCTAATACTAATCATTTGCTGGAAGAAACTTATAATTCCTTTTGTCCCGTGCTCATCAACTATATCTATCACAAAATAGGCAATTATGAATCTGCCAGAGATTTAGCCCAAGATACTTTTCTCCGTCTGATGGATTACAAGCAAATGCTTCGTGAGGACACAGTGAAAAATATGCTATTCATCATAGCCCGTAATCTGCTCTATGATTATCTACGACGTCATTATAAAAAGCAAGAAGTGACAGCTTACTATTGTGATTATGCTGTTATCACTACGGATGAAACGGAAAGCATCACTATAGCCAATGACCTGTTGGCACACGAGCAGATGAAATTATTTCAACTTTCATCCCAACGCCGTAAAGTCTATGCAATGAATAGATTCCAAGGCAAAACAATACTCGAAATCTCGAAAGAATTGTGCCTTTCACGCCGCACAGTAGAAAATCACTTGCAGGCAGGCCGTCGTGAAATTCGGAAATATATCAGACAATGCATTTGA
- a CDS encoding two-component regulator propeller domain-containing protein, translating into MKNSILQLIVFLFFTILIAESIHASSAINYYSITTSEGLPSNTVGAIKKDSSGFIWLGTRQGLCRFDGCEIKTYPALSEDDIWSIEELDSDTLLIGTVSSLKYFSRKANTTVKLELPATIVKTIQKISENQFLAGTEAGLYLISNHTPRQILLETGLSSCNHITSIIREDKNIYWFSTADGLGRIDIRTMKPVIYRMPEDISNSNFFICLTRIGNYIYLGSFNKGIFRFDMSEKKFSKVDGFEHNLIMTIDWQDNKLFVGTNGQGLKIMSLEDGSIKVVSHKEKAKNSISSNTITSFLYDNGICWVGTQFGGVSYTPRIGAKFSFYNKSDFYSTDYRVRSFYMFPNSDKLIGTRTGLFYVQEKTGKVRQYTIENRTSNLRSDIILYINRISDKVLVATYGGGIHIFDEKSLSLKDLSQEELFLYGCIFHFTQDAKGNLWFASQNGLYQSTPDGHILKRYDTMNSILPTNAIFYLCFDSMGRLWIGTKFGLLLLDISTGKMRNDCFGIPIKSEIKYIMEDSRKDIWVCTDTGLYKIGTDLTVTEHFTVNDILPDNQVVSIQEDSQGVYWIAARKEIVRYDPVEKRHYTYQRQDGLSDMDFNNDVFVSNDSVIWWPNEGGLICTSEKNIDTGHPYMGKPIITSYSISDVEYDFPYLDMSNGILLPSSENSIRFKFSNMDYALPYANFYEYKLEGYDADWVKQTGINEVIYKDLSGGHYTFKLRDLNSGDQVESIDIQVRKSYWVIANVLLVVIIISCLIVYFCYRIWKLKKRMNNERLILTAAQEQGKTRKVALPETKISGILDNLLSYMELDKPYLNAKLGIGEVATKLECTEPELSQLLNNHMNVNFANFINVYRVNEIKKRLNQENLSKYTLKALSEQCGFSSKTTFYRVFKNVTGMTPLEYCKKMNLVIKEN; encoded by the coding sequence ATGAAAAACAGTATTCTTCAACTTATAGTATTTTTGTTCTTTACCATATTGATAGCCGAAAGTATACATGCTTCTTCGGCTATCAACTATTATAGTATTACCACTTCTGAAGGACTCCCAAGCAATACGGTCGGAGCCATAAAGAAAGACTCGTCTGGTTTTATCTGGTTGGGAACCAGACAGGGGCTTTGCCGTTTTGACGGATGTGAAATCAAAACATATCCGGCGTTGTCGGAGGATGATATATGGTCTATAGAAGAATTGGACAGTGATACTTTGTTGATCGGTACAGTTTCCAGTCTGAAATATTTTAGCCGAAAAGCGAATACGACAGTAAAGCTGGAACTTCCAGCCACCATTGTCAAAACAATCCAAAAGATTTCCGAAAACCAATTTCTGGCAGGCACGGAAGCCGGACTATATTTAATAAGTAACCATACTCCCCGCCAGATACTTCTGGAGACAGGCCTCTCCTCTTGTAATCACATCACCTCTATTATTCGTGAAGACAAAAATATCTATTGGTTCTCCACAGCCGACGGATTGGGACGGATTGACATCCGCACGATGAAACCCGTCATCTACCGAATGCCGGAAGACATATCAAACAGTAATTTCTTCATTTGCCTGACACGAATCGGCAACTATATCTATTTAGGCAGTTTTAATAAAGGAATATTCCGGTTCGATATGTCTGAGAAAAAATTCTCTAAAGTAGACGGCTTCGAACATAATCTGATAATGACTATAGATTGGCAGGATAATAAATTATTTGTAGGAACCAACGGACAGGGACTAAAAATAATGTCTCTGGAAGATGGAAGTATTAAGGTCGTTTCGCACAAAGAGAAAGCAAAAAATTCTATCAGTTCAAACACTATTACTTCATTTCTGTATGATAATGGTATCTGCTGGGTAGGTACCCAGTTTGGCGGAGTTAGTTATACACCGCGTATCGGTGCTAAATTTTCCTTTTACAACAAAAGTGACTTTTACTCTACGGATTACCGAGTGCGAAGTTTCTATATGTTTCCTAATAGTGATAAGCTAATCGGCACAAGGACAGGACTTTTCTACGTTCAAGAGAAAACAGGAAAAGTCAGACAATATACAATCGAGAACCGTACGTCCAACTTACGCTCAGACATTATTTTATATATAAACCGGATATCCGATAAAGTGTTGGTCGCTACGTATGGAGGAGGCATACACATCTTCGATGAAAAAAGTCTTTCCTTGAAAGATTTGTCACAGGAAGAACTCTTTCTTTATGGCTGCATCTTCCATTTCACTCAAGATGCAAAAGGTAATTTATGGTTTGCGTCCCAAAACGGACTTTATCAAAGTACTCCCGACGGGCATATTTTAAAAAGATATGATACCATGAATTCCATTTTGCCTACCAATGCCATATTCTATTTATGTTTTGACTCCATGGGACGGCTATGGATAGGCACCAAATTCGGTTTACTTTTACTGGATATTTCTACAGGAAAAATGCGGAATGACTGTTTCGGAATTCCCATTAAAAGTGAAATCAAATACATCATGGAAGACTCCCGGAAAGATATATGGGTTTGTACGGACACCGGATTATATAAAATAGGGACAGATCTAACTGTCACTGAACATTTTACAGTTAATGACATATTACCGGACAATCAGGTAGTAAGTATTCAGGAAGACAGTCAGGGAGTTTATTGGATTGCTGCCCGGAAGGAAATTGTCCGATATGACCCTGTCGAAAAAAGGCATTATACGTATCAACGACAAGACGGATTAAGCGATATGGATTTTAATAATGATGTTTTCGTATCTAATGATAGTGTTATCTGGTGGCCCAATGAAGGTGGTTTGATTTGTACTTCAGAAAAAAACATTGATACGGGACATCCTTATATGGGGAAGCCCATTATTACTTCTTATTCCATTTCAGATGTAGAATATGATTTTCCGTATCTGGATATGTCAAACGGTATTCTCCTTCCCTCTTCTGAAAATAGTATCCGCTTCAAATTCTCTAATATGGACTACGCCCTGCCCTATGCTAACTTTTATGAGTATAAATTAGAAGGTTACGACGCTGACTGGGTGAAGCAAACTGGCATCAACGAAGTAATTTATAAAGATCTGTCCGGCGGACATTATACCTTTAAATTGCGCGATTTGAATAGTGGAGATCAAGTAGAGTCAATAGATATTCAGGTCAGAAAGTCATATTGGGTGATAGCAAATGTACTGTTAGTAGTTATTATAATCAGTTGCCTGATCGTTTATTTCTGCTATCGGATATGGAAACTCAAGAAACGAATGAACAATGAACGCCTGATTTTAACTGCTGCCCAGGAACAAGGTAAAACTAGAAAAGTGGCATTACCTGAAACAAAAATCAGTGGAATACTCGATAATCTGCTCTCATATATGGAGCTTGATAAACCATATCTCAATGCGAAATTGGGTATAGGTGAGGTTGCTACAAAATTAGAGTGTACAGAGCCTGAACTCTCCCAGTTACTTAACAATCATATGAACGTGAACTTCGCAAACTTTATTAATGTATATCGAGTCAATGAGATAAAAAAACGCTTAAATCAGGAGAATCTCTCCAAATATACTCTAAAGGCTTTATCGGAACAATGCGGTTTCAGCTCGAAGACTACTTTCTACCGAGTGTTTAAGAATGTAACCGGAATGACTCCGCTGGAATATTGCAAGAAAATGAATCTTGTGATAAAGGAAAACTAA
- a CDS encoding alpha-L-arabinofuranosidase C-terminal domain-containing protein, whose product MIRKITNLFVSGLLVMSCSLPQQSKEEIIINLQERGADIASSMYGVFFEEINHAGDGGLYAELVQNRSFEEKEMPAGFRAEGNKLLPKQVKYHLTGEVRARSYRWNTDEVPAWTLQGKDSLAAQMKVTKENPKFPSAPNNLKVTITDASQPIWLQNEGYWGMNIVEREKYFLRTIIRTSTDYKGKVTAKLVSADGKILSSEILEVIPDGRWNDIKKTLTSASNDAKARLVLEFDAPGIIWVDYVSLFPENTFNNRPNGLRRDVAEMLVGLKPAFFRWPGGCVVEGITLDNRFEWKKTLGDPAARPGEYSTWGYRCSYGFGYYEMLQFCEDIGAKAMYVCNVGLGCQFRMGDACPENEIAFYIDDCMDAIEYALGDETTEWGARRAADGHPAPFPLQYVEIGNENWGPEYDRRFDIFYKSIKEKYPQLILIYNEMPQREGPAVITKTDMIDPHWYVDPYFFFRNTTLFDTYERGKYQVYVGEYACNRSVGAGNMLAALSEAAFINGMERNGDLVTMASYAPLFENRHDRSWATNLIWIDTDQVVGRSSYYVQKMAAENRPTYNVKSNINMHAVDPDLFDKGYIGFGANSASVEFKDIKITQNGVPTKPDMDNFTLRKEKQHLLEEIYEGDYTLECKVRKTGGEQGFQIFLGMSADGKTGYRYNIGMWSSNDRAELLRLEDDKERGVLVEHSGMLIEKDKWYDVKIVVSPTKSELYMDGKSLLTYTVQTMPLQFIHSGYDETNGELVIKVVNAAASVYSTAIHVEGAQNIAKEGKVISLTATSGTEENSYDEPKKIYPQENSYNGFGKAFDYDFPPFSYTVLRIKAKIENGK is encoded by the coding sequence ATGATACGTAAAATTACAAACTTGTTTGTGTCAGGATTATTAGTCATGTCCTGTAGTTTGCCCCAACAATCCAAAGAAGAGATTATAATCAACCTACAAGAACGGGGAGCTGATATTGCATCCTCCATGTATGGAGTATTTTTTGAAGAAATTAATCACGCCGGAGACGGAGGTTTATATGCCGAACTGGTACAGAACCGTAGCTTCGAGGAGAAAGAAATGCCTGCCGGTTTTCGTGCGGAAGGAAATAAGTTGTTGCCCAAACAAGTGAAGTATCACCTGACGGGTGAAGTGCGTGCCCGCTCCTACCGCTGGAATACGGATGAAGTTCCGGCATGGACTCTGCAAGGCAAAGATTCGCTGGCAGCGCAAATGAAAGTAACCAAGGAAAATCCAAAGTTTCCATCAGCACCCAATAATTTGAAAGTAACTATTACGGATGCCTCCCAACCAATATGGTTGCAAAATGAAGGTTACTGGGGAATGAACATCGTGGAAAGAGAAAAATACTTCTTGCGGACTATTATCCGCACTTCAACGGATTATAAAGGCAAAGTAACAGCTAAGTTAGTTTCTGCCGATGGAAAGATACTTTCTTCGGAAATATTGGAAGTAATCCCTGACGGACGATGGAACGATATAAAGAAAACACTGACTTCAGCCAGCAATGATGCCAAAGCCAGACTTGTGCTGGAATTTGATGCTCCCGGCATAATATGGGTGGATTATGTATCACTTTTCCCGGAAAATACTTTCAACAATCGTCCCAACGGATTGAGACGGGATGTAGCAGAAATGTTGGTAGGATTGAAACCTGCCTTTTTCCGCTGGCCGGGAGGCTGTGTCGTAGAAGGCATTACACTTGACAACCGCTTTGAGTGGAAAAAGACTTTGGGCGATCCTGCCGCCCGCCCGGGTGAATACAGCACATGGGGTTATCGCTGTTCCTATGGCTTTGGTTATTATGAAATGTTACAGTTTTGTGAGGATATCGGTGCGAAAGCAATGTATGTATGCAATGTTGGTTTAGGATGCCAGTTCCGGATGGGTGATGCCTGTCCGGAAAATGAAATTGCATTCTACATAGACGATTGTATGGATGCCATAGAATATGCGTTGGGCGACGAAACAACCGAATGGGGTGCACGACGGGCAGCAGATGGGCATCCTGCCCCCTTCCCTTTGCAGTACGTGGAAATAGGTAATGAAAACTGGGGACCGGAATACGACCGTCGTTTCGATATTTTCTACAAGTCTATCAAAGAAAAATATCCGCAACTGATACTCATCTACAATGAGATGCCGCAACGTGAAGGACCTGCTGTGATTACAAAAACCGACATGATAGATCCGCACTGGTATGTAGACCCATATTTCTTTTTCCGCAATACGACTTTGTTTGATACATATGAACGGGGTAAATATCAGGTTTATGTAGGCGAGTATGCTTGCAACCGCAGTGTAGGTGCAGGCAATATGCTGGCAGCATTATCAGAGGCTGCTTTCATCAATGGCATGGAACGCAACGGAGATCTGGTGACAATGGCTTCGTACGCTCCTTTATTTGAGAACCGCCATGACCGCAGTTGGGCTACCAACCTCATTTGGATTGACACAGACCAGGTGGTGGGACGCAGTTCATACTATGTACAGAAAATGGCAGCGGAGAATCGCCCGACCTATAACGTGAAAAGCAATATCAATATGCATGCCGTAGATCCGGATTTATTTGATAAAGGCTATATCGGGTTCGGAGCCAATTCGGCATCGGTAGAGTTCAAGGATATTAAAATTACACAGAATGGCGTACCTACCAAGCCTGATATGGACAATTTCACTCTCCGGAAAGAAAAGCAACATTTGCTGGAGGAGATATATGAAGGAGATTATACCTTGGAATGTAAAGTCCGTAAAACAGGAGGTGAACAAGGATTTCAAATCTTTCTAGGCATGAGTGCTGACGGAAAAACAGGATATCGCTACAACATCGGTATGTGGAGCAGTAATGACCGTGCTGAATTATTACGCTTGGAAGACGATAAAGAGCGTGGGGTTCTGGTCGAACACTCAGGAATGTTGATAGAGAAAGACAAATGGTATGACGTAAAGATTGTGGTATCTCCCACCAAGAGCGAGCTCTATATGGACGGAAAATCTCTTCTGACATACACAGTACAGACAATGCCGTTACAATTTATTCATTCCGGCTATGACGAAACGAATGGTGAACTGGTCATCAAGGTAGTGAATGCAGCTGCATCCGTTTATTCTACCGCCATCCATGTAGAAGGTGCCCAAAATATAGCCAAAGAAGGCAAAGTCATTTCATTAACGGCTACCAGTGGTACGGAAGAAAATTCCTATGACGAACCGAAGAAGATTTATCCGCAGGAAAATTCTTATAATGGTTTCGGAAAGGCGTTTGACTATGATTTTCCACCGTTTTCTTACACAGTATTGCGGATAAAGGCAAAAATAGAAAACGGGAAATAG
- a CDS encoding glycosyl hydrolase family 28 protein, translating into MRYISILFSILFCLPMQAQLVTYPESLNPGMAHNDDYTVRVRIPGGEWKDLFEYKVQVDMDNVQDASMVQFDMGSPVEIMVKKNNGTVHDVAIRPSNKGIEYKQIQNTILFTLRQPQYLSIEFNGDRLHNLHLFANPLETEKYDKEEKGIMYFGPGIHRPKDLPNNQICISGNTTVYLAPGAVVKAKLLVDKAENVRIIGRGILDHPIRGIEITDSKNVLIDGITVVNPDHYTVFGGSSTGITIKNLKSFSCKGWSDGIDMMCCHDVLIDNVFMRNSDDCIALYAHRWNWWGGTSNITVQNSILWADVAHPINIGGHGDPDSATGEIVEKITFRNIDILEHDEDDPIYQGCMTVDCGDKNLVRNILFEDIRVENIQEGRLFYVKVRFNSKYDKQPGHGIENVTFRNITYYGIGENPSVIQGLDKERMVKNVTFENIVINGEKMKDLKEFTTNEFIKNIKIK; encoded by the coding sequence ATGAGGTATATATCCATACTTTTCTCTATTCTTTTCTGCTTGCCCATGCAGGCACAGTTAGTGACATATCCTGAAAGTTTAAATCCAGGTATGGCCCATAATGACGACTACACGGTACGTGTGCGTATCCCCGGTGGTGAATGGAAAGACTTGTTCGAATACAAAGTGCAAGTGGACATGGACAATGTACAGGATGCTTCCATGGTACAATTTGATATGGGCAGTCCTGTAGAAATCATGGTGAAAAAGAATAATGGCACAGTGCATGACGTAGCAATCCGCCCTTCGAATAAAGGCATTGAATACAAGCAAATACAAAACACCATTCTCTTCACTTTACGGCAGCCCCAATATCTCTCCATCGAATTTAATGGTGACCGACTGCATAATCTGCATCTCTTTGCCAATCCTTTGGAAACAGAAAAATATGATAAAGAAGAAAAAGGCATTATGTACTTCGGTCCGGGAATACACCGCCCCAAAGACTTACCTAATAACCAAATCTGTATTTCCGGTAATACAACCGTATATCTGGCACCAGGAGCAGTAGTAAAAGCAAAACTTCTGGTAGATAAAGCAGAAAATGTTCGGATCATCGGACGAGGTATCTTAGATCATCCGATACGGGGTATAGAGATAACCGACTCAAAAAATGTACTGATAGATGGAATTACCGTAGTGAACCCTGATCATTATACAGTATTCGGCGGCAGTTCAACAGGAATTACCATCAAAAACCTGAAATCATTCAGTTGCAAGGGTTGGAGTGACGGCATTGACATGATGTGTTGCCATGACGTATTAATCGATAATGTCTTCATGCGGAATAGTGATGATTGCATCGCCTTGTATGCGCATCGATGGAACTGGTGGGGCGGTACGAGCAATATCACTGTACAAAATTCAATACTATGGGCGGATGTAGCCCACCCTATCAACATTGGCGGTCATGGCGATCCGGATTCTGCAACAGGAGAAATTGTTGAAAAAATAACATTCCGCAATATCGACATATTGGAACATGATGAAGATGACCCGATCTATCAGGGATGCATGACTGTGGATTGCGGAGATAAGAACCTGGTACGCAACATCCTGTTTGAGGATATCCGGGTAGAAAACATCCAGGAAGGGCGTCTTTTCTATGTCAAAGTACGTTTTAATTCAAAGTATGATAAACAACCGGGACATGGAATAGAGAATGTAACTTTCCGCAATATAACTTATTATGGAATCGGCGAAAATCCTTCGGTGATTCAAGGACTGGATAAAGAGCGTATGGTAAAGAACGTGACATTTGAAAATATCGTCATAAACGGAGAAAAGATGAAAGACTTGAAAGAATTCACCACAAATGAATTTATTAAAAACATAAAAATAAAGTAA